In Silene latifolia isolate original U9 population chromosome X, ASM4854445v1, whole genome shotgun sequence, the following proteins share a genomic window:
- the LOC141622200 gene encoding B3 domain-containing transcription factor FUS3-like, producing MMMVKEEMSGQQGKIGGSGTRSETNRASRAVLLGCSFGEHKIQRKKRSMARQRRSSTANLLPFSSPLSHVPTPLSLPARVIDPRRLRFLFQKQLQNSDVSSLRRMVLPKKAAETHMPPLETKEGIFINMDDMDGIHVWTFKYRFWPNNNSRMYVLENTGDFVSAHRLEMGDFIMVYQDFINLNYVILARKSSEQEMYTDFTANTVSDYIQMQDLEINRYNQLSWSDPGTVEDNKNNNACMSFVYETTSISGDSPFDFFGGSMSNYCSGIGHGIENFGSVDNLSLDDFY from the exons atgatgatgGTGAAGGAGGAAATGAGCGGGCAGCAGGGGAAGATAGGAGGAAGCGGGACCCGAAGCGAGACGAATCGGGCGAGTCGGGCCGTGTTACTGGGTTGTTCATTTGGTGAACATAAGATACAAAGGAAAAAAAGGAGTATGGCTAGACAAAGAAGATCATCTACTGCTAATCTCTTGCCATTTTCATCTCCTCTCTCGCACGTGCCGACTCCTCTTTCTCTTCCCGCACGT GTCATTGATCCGAGGAGGCTGAGATTTTTGTTCCAAAAGCAGCTCCAGAATAGCGATGTCAGTTCCCTAAGAAGGATGGTACTTCCTAAG AAAGCAGCTGAAACACACATGCCTCCCCTCGAGACGAAGGAGGGTATTTTTATCAACATGGATGATATGGATGGGATCCATGTGTGGACCTTCAAGTACAG GTTTTGGCCTAATAACAACAGCCGGATGTACGTTCTCGAGAACACCG GGGACTTCGTTAGTGCACATCGCTTGGAGATGGGAGACTTCATAATGGTCTATCAAGATTTCATAAACCTGAACTAT GTCATTCTAGCTAGGAAGTCTTCAGAACAAGAAATGTACACTGACTTTACTGCAAACACAGTCAGTGACTATATTCAGATGCAAGATCTCGAGATTAACCGATACAATCAGTTAAGTTGGAGTGACCCGGGAACCGTAGAggacaacaaaaacaacaacgctTGCATGTCTTTTGTTTATGAAACCACCAGCATATCCGGTGACTCTCCTTTCGATTTCTTTGGTGGGTCCATGTCCAACTATTGCTCAGGGATCGGACACGGGATCGAGAATTTCGGATCCGTTGATAATTTGTCCCTTGATGACTTCTATTGA
- the LOC141622201 gene encoding uncharacterized protein LOC141622201 encodes MSYQGIPHDSYPPPGYGTQYPPPTAPPPPGYPLGAPPPPPPPGYPLGAPPPPGFQGYPPPPPHGYGPPQYQHQQRAGGYQGYFNDGYPPPQQPQAYPPTQVYHCDHYHNHHEDGCLSFLKGCFAALCCCFMLEECCL; translated from the exons ATGAGCTACCAAGGAATTCCTCATGATTCATATCCTCCTCCTG GGTATGGGACCCAATACCCACCACCTACAGCACCACCTCCACCAGGATACCCACTAGGAGCacctccaccgccaccaccacccggATACCCACTAGGAGCACCACCTCCACCTGGATTCCAGGGGTACCCTCCACCGCCTCCTCATGGGTACGGACCACCACAATACCAGCATCAGCAGAGAGCAGGTGGTTATCAGGGTTACTTCAATGATGGGTACCCTCCGCCTCAGCAGCCTCAGGCCTATCCTCCTACCCAGGTGTACCACTGTGATCATTATCATAATCATCATGAGGATGGTTGTCTCTCCTTCTTGAAGGGATG CTTTGCCGCTTTGTGTTGCTGCTTTATGCTGGAAGAATGCTGCTTGTAG
- the LOC141622203 gene encoding uncharacterized protein LOC141622203 has product MSACTIDFRCLDEGFGGKTAKRKREAQNNPSTMDIDDMDTDAQLTNPAPKRAAISSATNHDKPVFGRPTYDGVIAGKVSGRTWKQPRKHRSSAMAVSRVAKSLEEKNRERELKRAFKERKEELKEEIRTHKVEKRKAKEEREKKKKENILKTGTKFQKITNPKTLKKIAKSKKRKQLRVVSDDLLRK; this is encoded by the coding sequence ATGTCGGCCTGCACGATCGATTTCCGATGCCTCGACGAAGGCTTCGGCGGCAAAACCGCTAAACGCAAGCGCGAAGCTCAAAACAATCCCTCAACAATGGACATCGACGACATGGACACCGACGCGCAACTCACCAATCCTGCTCCTAAACGCGCCGCCATCTCCTCCGCCACCAATCATGACAAGCCTGTCTTCGGCCGCCCGACATATGACGGCGTGATTGCCGGAAAAGTGTCCGGCCGCACGTGGAAGCAGCCGAGGAAGCACCGTTCATCGGCAATGGCGGTGTCGCGCGTGGCGAAGTCGTTGGAGGAGAAGAATAGGGAGAGAGAGCTGAAAAGGGCGTTCAAGGAACGGAAAGAAGAGCTTAAGGAAGAGATTAGAACTCATAAGGTTGAGAAAAGGAAGGCAAAGGAagaaagagagaagaagaagaaggagaatATTCTTAAGACTGGTACTAAGTTTCAGAAGATTACGAATCCGAAAACTTTGAAGAAGATTGCTAAGTCGAAAAAGAGGAAGCAACTTAGGGTTGTTTCTGATGATTTGTTGAGGAAATAG
- the LOC141622202 gene encoding uncharacterized protein LOC141622202 yields MGSNQSAQILEDEEEEENEDDDEEEDDENGGVSRQLVVDVNGVNKKLLEQEPEMLPCYASASPLSPQLSSLGTPRMGPSIKVWDPYNVLAPPPPLPPPPASFGRSYSSDGMVVGSEERGNVIMEVYLISHGESELSLRPDLINGSCSDVGLTSNGQRQARALAVFLNSQGVRFNAVYSSPLDRAKSTALSVCQEMGFPEEQIQTADAVREMSQGHWEGCPRSEMYTPEILGLIDKLQPDFSAPSGESLRQVEFRMIQFLNGSLLVLPEKLRSDFFSPRPTDGGFSQQNSHIHDRDGPSYPAPHLDLLQRHRQLSRKKSGKSRLQVVTTTGVHYHEDDMSPKEPPSCRSSISEPNTRSFSSGSTCIGVFTHSVPIKCLLTGILGCSPAISHKLCVDDSSVTVLQHSWKTGWQIKRLNDVAHLRLL; encoded by the exons ATGGGTTCGAATCAATCAGCCCAAATActagaagacgaagaagaagaagaaaacgaAGACGATGacgaagaagaagatgatgaaaaTGGTGGTGTTTCAAGACAATTGGTAGTAGATGTAAATGGGGTAAATAAGAAGCTTCTAGAACAAGAACCAGAGATGCTTCCATGTTATGCATCAGCATCACCATTATCACCACAATTATCTTCATTAGGTACACCAAGAATGGGTCCCTCAATCAAGGTGTGGGACCCATACAATGTATTAGCTCCGCCGCCTCCACTTCCGCCCCCGCCTGCAAGCTTTGGGAGGAGCTACTCGTCGGATGGGATGGTGGTAGGGAGTGAGGAACGAGGGAATGTGATTATGGAGGTTTATTTGATAAGTCATGGTGAAAGTGAGCTTAGTTTGAGACCTGATTTGATCAATGGAAGTTGTTCTGATGTTGGTTTGACTAGTAATGGTCAAAGACAAGCTAGAGCTTTGGCTGTTTTTCTTAATTCTCAAGGTGTTAGGTTTAATGCTGTTTATTCTTCTCCTTTGGATCGTGCTAAATCTACTGCTCTTTCTGTTTGTCAG GAAATGGGGTTTCCAGAGGAACAAATACAAACAGCGGATGCAGTCCGAGAAATGAGCCAAGGTCACTGGGAAGGTTGCCCTCGTTCTGAGATGTACACCCCGGAAATTTTGGGCTTGATTGATAAACTCCAACCCGACTTCTCCGCTCCTTCTGGAGAGTCACTTAGGCAGGTGGAGTTCCGAATGATCCAGTTCCTAAACGGGTCATTACTGGTTCTTCCAGAGAAGCTAAGATCCGACTTTTTTTCTCCACGCCCAACTGATGGCGGGTTTTCACAACAAAACTCTCATATTCATGATCGAGATGGACCGTCTTACCCGGCCCCTCATCTGGATCTACTTCAGAGACACCGACAACTGTCCAGAAAAAAATCTGGAAAAAGCAGGTTGCAAGTGGTAACTACTACCGGGGTCCACTACCATGAGGACGATATGTCCCCCAAGGAACCTCCTAGTTGCCGAAGCTCCATTAGTGAACCGAATACCCGGAGTTTCTCAAGCGGGTCAACTTGTATCGGAGTATTTACCCATTCAGTCCCAATCAAGTGTCTTTTGACAGGCATCCTCGGCTGCAGCCCTGCAATTTCACATAAACTGTGTGTAGATGATTCTTCTGTGACTGTATTGCAGCATTCTTGGAAAACTGGGTGGCAGATAAAACGACTCAATGATGTCGCTCATCTAAGGCTTCTCTAG